One window from the genome of Rhodococcus sp. ABRD24 encodes:
- the lat gene encoding L-lysine 6-transaminase yields the protein MSTAVRPAAGDSELPPGRVLDVLRAHMLADGFDFVLDLETSRGAHIVDLRDGTTYLDMFGFFASSALGMNHPALADDEQFRHELAAAAVNKPSNSDVYTVPMARFVDTFARVLGDPALPHLFFVDGGALAVENALKVAFDWKSRLNESRGIDPSRGTRVLHLTEAFHGRSGYTLSLTNTDPAKVARFPKFDWPRIDAPYLADGRDVEQAEDRALEQARRAFAENPDDIACFIAEPIQGEGGDHHFDPEFFRKMQALCHQHDALLILDEVQTGCGLTGTAWAYQQLGVAPDVVAFGKKTQVCGIMAGGRVDEVHDNVFEVSSRINSTWGGNLTDMVRARRILEVIEEDRLIDRARLCGTHLLGRLEELAGRHGTVTEPRGRGLMCALTLPSAAERDRVVDELRERERVLFLATGERGIRFRPPLTVTIAELDAAVDALDRVLDRAGARDTA from the coding sequence ATGAGCACCGCAGTCCGCCCCGCGGCGGGTGACTCGGAACTGCCACCCGGCCGCGTACTCGACGTCCTGCGCGCACACATGCTCGCGGACGGGTTCGACTTCGTCCTCGACCTCGAGACCTCCCGCGGTGCCCACATCGTCGACCTGCGCGATGGCACGACGTATCTGGACATGTTCGGGTTCTTCGCATCCTCGGCGCTCGGCATGAACCATCCCGCGCTCGCCGACGACGAGCAGTTCCGGCACGAACTGGCCGCGGCGGCGGTGAACAAGCCCAGCAACTCCGACGTCTACACCGTCCCGATGGCCCGGTTCGTGGACACGTTCGCCCGAGTGCTGGGCGACCCGGCGCTGCCGCACCTGTTCTTCGTCGACGGCGGCGCCCTCGCGGTGGAGAACGCGCTCAAGGTGGCGTTCGACTGGAAGAGCCGCCTGAACGAGTCCCGCGGGATCGACCCGAGCCGGGGCACCCGGGTGCTGCACCTGACCGAGGCTTTCCACGGCCGCAGCGGATACACGCTCTCGCTCACCAACACCGACCCGGCCAAGGTGGCACGGTTCCCGAAGTTCGACTGGCCGCGCATCGACGCGCCGTACCTCGCCGACGGTCGGGATGTGGAGCAGGCCGAGGACCGGGCGCTCGAGCAGGCTCGGCGCGCGTTCGCCGAGAACCCGGACGACATCGCGTGCTTCATCGCCGAGCCCATCCAGGGGGAGGGCGGTGACCACCACTTCGATCCGGAGTTCTTCCGGAAGATGCAGGCGTTGTGTCACCAGCACGACGCCCTGCTGATCCTCGACGAGGTGCAGACCGGGTGCGGGCTCACCGGGACCGCGTGGGCCTATCAACAGCTGGGAGTTGCGCCCGATGTCGTCGCATTCGGGAAGAAAACCCAGGTGTGCGGGATCATGGCCGGCGGACGCGTCGACGAGGTCCACGACAATGTCTTCGAGGTGAGCTCGCGGATCAACTCGACATGGGGCGGCAACCTCACCGATATGGTGCGGGCCCGCCGCATCCTCGAGGTGATCGAGGAGGACCGGCTCATCGACCGGGCCCGACTGTGCGGGACGCACCTGCTGGGCCGGCTCGAGGAGCTGGCGGGCCGACACGGCACGGTCACGGAACCTCGGGGCCGCGGACTGATGTGCGCGCTCACTCTGCCGTCTGCGGCCGAGCGTGACCGGGTGGTGGACGAGCTGCGCGAGCGCGAACGGGTCCTGTTCCTCGCAACCGGAGAGCGCGGGATCCGATTCCGACCGCCGCTGACGGTCACCATCGCCGAACTCGATGCCGCCGTCGACGCGCTCGATCGGGTGCTCGACCGGGCCGGCGCCCGGGACACCGCGTAG
- a CDS encoding VOC family protein: MAEIHELRSRFAAALSRMYGREVPAYATLVAVTEAVNADFLAAHPDSAEHLGSIARVTAERHGAIRVGTPAEMRDVTILFAGFGMHPVGFYDLREATPPVPVVSTAFRPIDAGELDRNPFRVFTSMLTTADRRFFDADLQRRLEGFLTRRRLFPDVLLSLARRSADDNGLGEPDAGRFVELATGVFELSSEPVDGGWYRELEQVSAVAADIGGVTSTHINHLTPRVLDIDDLYARMQARGIAMIDRIQGPPRWDGPAVLLRQTSFRALAEPRRFAEPDGSISDGALRVRFGEVEARGIALTPAGRELYDQLMTADPSNANGLWDGRFPSTEDELEARGMAYFTCQDGTRRPIVYEDFLPRSAAGIFRSNLDTDTSAAAGVAGAAYDRGWLSQAVGRDVHDPYELYRQQQELGQQRYPGEARR; this comes from the coding sequence ATGGCCGAAATCCACGAACTGCGGTCGAGATTCGCTGCGGCGCTGTCTCGTATGTACGGCCGCGAGGTACCCGCCTACGCGACACTCGTAGCGGTCACCGAAGCGGTCAATGCGGACTTTCTGGCCGCACATCCCGATTCGGCCGAGCATCTCGGCAGCATCGCGCGGGTCACCGCGGAACGTCACGGCGCGATCCGGGTCGGCACTCCAGCCGAGATGCGGGACGTCACAATCCTGTTCGCCGGGTTCGGGATGCATCCCGTCGGGTTCTATGACCTGAGGGAGGCCACGCCACCGGTCCCGGTGGTGTCCACAGCGTTTCGCCCGATCGACGCCGGCGAGCTGGACCGCAACCCGTTCCGGGTGTTCACCTCGATGCTCACGACCGCCGATCGACGGTTCTTCGACGCCGACCTCCAGCGCCGGCTCGAGGGCTTCCTGACGCGGCGGCGACTGTTCCCCGATGTCCTGTTGTCGCTGGCGCGTCGCTCGGCCGACGACAACGGACTCGGTGAACCCGACGCCGGGCGGTTCGTCGAACTCGCCACCGGCGTATTCGAGCTGTCCTCCGAACCCGTCGACGGCGGCTGGTATCGCGAACTCGAGCAGGTGTCCGCGGTGGCCGCCGACATCGGGGGCGTGACCAGCACCCACATCAACCACCTGACGCCGCGGGTTCTGGACATCGACGACCTGTACGCCCGGATGCAGGCGCGCGGAATTGCGATGATCGACCGAATTCAGGGCCCACCGCGGTGGGACGGCCCGGCGGTGCTGCTGCGGCAGACCTCGTTCCGGGCGCTGGCCGAGCCGCGGCGCTTCGCCGAGCCGGACGGTTCGATCTCCGACGGCGCACTGCGGGTCCGGTTCGGTGAGGTCGAGGCGCGTGGCATTGCGCTCACCCCGGCGGGCCGGGAGCTGTACGACCAGCTGATGACGGCGGATCCGTCGAATGCGAACGGGTTGTGGGACGGCCGTTTCCCGAGCACTGAGGACGAACTGGAGGCGCGCGGGATGGCCTACTTCACTTGCCAGGACGGGACTCGGCGACCGATCGTCTACGAGGACTTCCTTCCGCGCTCGGCGGCAGGCATCTTCCGGTCGAACCTCGATACGGACACCAGTGCCGCGGCCGGAGTGGCCGGCGCCGCCTACGACCGCGGCTGGCTGTCGCAGGCTGTCGGCCGTGACGTGCACGACCCGTACGAGCTCTACCGGCAGCAGCAGGAACTCGGTCAGCAGCGATATCCAGGAGAGGCGAGACGATGA
- a CDS encoding aldehyde dehydrogenase family protein has product MTLPGTETLADRAIRALNHCGAAIPEPTGETSPAPLTARTPIDGSALAQLHPTTTAEVEIAIGRAHEAFLAWRSVPAPKRGAVVRRLGELLTEHKTDLAGLVTLEAGKIRSEALGEVQEMIDICEFAVGLSRQLYGRTMASERPGHRLMETWHPLGVVGVISAFNFPVAVWAWNTAVALVCGDTVVWKPSEATPLTAIACDALLRRAATDVGAPDGLHQLVLGTAMVGEQLVDDPRVALVSATGSVRMGRAVAPRVAARFGRCLLELGGNNAAVVTPSADLDLAVRGIVFAAAGTAGQRCTTLRRLIVHRSIVNDVTNRIAAAYRQLTVGNPFDDGVLVGPLINESACSAMQAALDTARSDGGILVTGGERIGSGESFYVTPAVVSMPAQTAIVRAETFAPILYVLSYDTFDEAIALHNGVPQGLSSAIFTTDQREAERFLAADGSDCGIANVNIGTSGAEIGGAFGGEKETGGGRESGSDAWKAYMRRATNTVNYSDELPLAQGVEFG; this is encoded by the coding sequence ATGACACTTCCCGGCACCGAGACGCTGGCGGACCGTGCGATCCGGGCACTGAATCACTGCGGCGCAGCGATTCCCGAGCCCACCGGCGAGACCAGCCCGGCCCCACTGACCGCCCGCACCCCGATCGACGGATCCGCGCTCGCGCAGTTGCACCCCACTACCACTGCCGAGGTCGAGATCGCGATCGGGCGGGCACACGAGGCCTTCCTCGCATGGCGGTCAGTCCCGGCACCCAAGCGCGGCGCGGTGGTCCGGCGGCTCGGCGAACTGCTCACCGAGCACAAGACCGACCTCGCCGGCCTGGTCACCCTGGAAGCGGGCAAGATCCGTTCCGAGGCGCTCGGCGAGGTGCAGGAGATGATCGACATCTGCGAGTTCGCGGTGGGGCTCTCTCGCCAGTTGTACGGCCGGACAATGGCGTCCGAGCGTCCCGGGCACCGGCTGATGGAGACCTGGCATCCACTCGGCGTGGTCGGGGTGATCTCGGCATTCAACTTCCCCGTCGCCGTATGGGCATGGAACACCGCGGTCGCGCTCGTGTGCGGCGACACGGTGGTGTGGAAGCCGTCGGAGGCGACGCCGTTGACGGCGATCGCGTGTGACGCACTGCTCCGCCGCGCAGCCACCGACGTGGGCGCACCGGACGGGCTGCACCAGTTGGTACTCGGAACGGCGATGGTGGGTGAGCAGCTCGTCGACGACCCCCGCGTCGCGCTGGTCAGCGCCACCGGTTCGGTGCGGATGGGCCGCGCGGTGGCGCCGCGGGTAGCGGCCCGATTCGGGAGGTGCCTGCTGGAGCTGGGCGGCAACAACGCCGCGGTCGTGACGCCGTCGGCGGACCTGGATCTGGCGGTGCGTGGCATCGTGTTCGCCGCCGCGGGCACGGCGGGCCAACGGTGCACGACGCTGCGGCGCTTGATCGTGCACCGCTCGATCGTCAACGACGTCACGAACCGGATCGCGGCCGCATACCGGCAACTGACGGTGGGCAATCCGTTCGACGACGGCGTCCTGGTGGGTCCACTGATCAACGAATCAGCCTGCAGCGCAATGCAGGCGGCACTCGATACCGCACGATCCGACGGCGGGATCCTGGTGACCGGCGGCGAGAGGATAGGATCCGGCGAATCCTTCTACGTCACTCCAGCGGTCGTCTCGATGCCGGCCCAAACCGCGATCGTGCGCGCCGAGACCTTCGCCCCGATCCTGTACGTCCTCTCATACGACACGTTCGACGAAGCAATCGCACTGCACAACGGTGTGCCGCAGGGCTTGTCGTCGGCGATCTTCACGACCGATCAGCGGGAGGCCGAACGCTTCCTCGCAGCGGACGGTTCGGACTGCGGGATCGCGAACGTCAACATCGGCACGTCGGGCGCCGAAATCGGCGGTGCCTTCGGCGGCGAGAAGGAGACCGGCGGTGGACGCGAATCCGGTTCGGACGCCTGGAAGGCGTACATGCGCCGCGCCACCAACACCGTCAACTACTCCGACGAACTTCCCCTCGCCCAAGGGGTCGAGTTCGGCTAG
- a CDS encoding SDR family oxidoreductase, with protein MSYPRIDLAGARVLVTGAGRGIGRATAKAFAAHGAIVALADIDRDAVESSAAGVGTAHVLDVRSRPSWAACVDAVGPLDILVNNAGVMPVGAFLDVPDATCETTLDVNVWGPIHGMRTVVPTMIERGRGHVVNVASLAGKIAIPGLAVYNASKYAVVGLSAAARLEFAEYGVSVSTVLPSAARTTLTSGIPLGKGLPTVDAEDIADAILRTVRTRRAETPVPGYLAALDLGLAVAPERLVRLFRRAIGGERALTRVDPTARADYDARLRRGEQAG; from the coding sequence GTGAGCTACCCACGGATCGATCTCGCCGGTGCCCGGGTCCTGGTGACCGGGGCCGGCCGCGGCATCGGCCGCGCCACCGCGAAGGCCTTCGCCGCGCACGGTGCGATAGTGGCGCTCGCCGACATCGACCGGGACGCGGTGGAGTCCTCCGCGGCCGGTGTCGGCACCGCGCACGTGCTCGACGTGCGCTCGCGGCCGTCATGGGCGGCCTGCGTAGATGCGGTCGGCCCGCTCGACATCCTCGTCAACAACGCGGGCGTGATGCCCGTCGGCGCGTTCCTGGACGTGCCGGACGCGACCTGTGAGACGACGCTCGACGTCAATGTGTGGGGCCCGATCCACGGTATGCGGACCGTGGTTCCCACCATGATCGAGCGCGGACGCGGTCACGTCGTGAACGTCGCTTCGCTGGCCGGGAAGATCGCGATCCCCGGGCTGGCGGTGTACAACGCGAGCAAGTATGCGGTCGTGGGGCTTTCGGCCGCAGCCCGGCTCGAGTTCGCCGAGTACGGGGTCAGTGTCAGTACGGTCCTGCCGAGCGCAGCCCGCACGACCTTGACGTCGGGAATCCCTCTGGGCAAGGGCCTGCCCACGGTCGACGCCGAGGACATCGCCGACGCGATCCTTCGCACCGTCCGTACCCGTCGGGCCGAGACGCCGGTGCCCGGCTATCTCGCGGCCCTCGATCTTGGGCTGGCGGTGGCACCGGAACGACTGGTGCGCTTGTTCCGGCGCGCCATCGGCGGCGAGCGAGCACTGACCCGCGTAGACCCCACCGCCCGGGCCGACTACGACGCACGGTTGCGGCGTGGCGAGCAGGCCGGCTAG
- a CDS encoding NAD(P)/FAD-dependent oxidoreductase, protein MTRHHEVIVVGAGISGIGAVIRLQRRGIGDIVVLEKSDMLGGTWRDNTYPGCACDVPSALYSYSFAPNTGWSRLFAGQNEIREYIERTAAEHRVHQRVEFGTELLRADWDEPAHRWRLETSKGTFTANVVIAAAGPWNQPLIPDVPGLATFPGKVFHSSRWDHDYDLTGKRVAVVGTGASAVQFVPEIAPTVGELHLYQRTAQWVLPKPDALLPAPVRSAMGRIPGASRALRRTQYGLMEALGVGFGKPWILRIIQQIGRAQLRAQIRCRELRRDLTPDYTLGCKRLLMSNTYYPALNRSNVEVHANAVRTVRGSVVIGADGQERRVDAIIFGTGFHILDMPIAGRIFDGQGRSLDDHWKGSPQAYLGTTVAGFPNAFLLLGPSLGTGHSSAFMVLEAQLNYLAAALTAARAAGWTRMETRPEVQAAFNAEVQEALATTVYNAGGCQSYSLDVNGRNSFNWPWSTGRMRERLREFDESAYLTSVDTSEKVAQ, encoded by the coding sequence ATGACCCGCCACCACGAGGTGATCGTCGTCGGCGCCGGGATCTCCGGCATCGGTGCCGTGATCCGGTTGCAGCGGAGGGGGATCGGCGACATTGTCGTGCTCGAGAAGAGTGACATGCTCGGCGGAACCTGGCGGGACAACACGTATCCGGGGTGCGCGTGCGACGTGCCATCGGCGCTGTACTCGTACTCGTTTGCGCCCAATACCGGCTGGAGCCGACTGTTCGCGGGGCAGAACGAGATCCGCGAGTACATCGAGCGGACAGCCGCCGAACACCGGGTGCACCAGCGCGTAGAGTTCGGCACCGAACTGCTGCGGGCCGACTGGGACGAGCCGGCGCACCGATGGAGGCTGGAGACGTCGAAGGGGACGTTCACGGCGAACGTGGTGATTGCGGCGGCCGGGCCCTGGAACCAGCCACTGATCCCCGATGTCCCGGGACTCGCCACCTTCCCCGGCAAGGTCTTCCACTCGTCGCGCTGGGACCATGACTACGACCTGACGGGCAAGCGCGTGGCAGTCGTCGGGACCGGCGCATCTGCAGTGCAGTTCGTACCCGAGATCGCGCCCACAGTAGGCGAGCTGCACCTCTATCAGCGCACTGCGCAGTGGGTGCTGCCCAAGCCGGACGCGCTGTTGCCCGCACCCGTGCGGTCCGCGATGGGGCGCATTCCGGGAGCGTCGAGGGCATTGCGGCGCACCCAGTACGGCCTCATGGAGGCGCTCGGCGTCGGGTTCGGGAAGCCGTGGATCCTGCGGATCATCCAGCAGATCGGCCGCGCCCAGCTACGGGCGCAAATCCGGTGCCGGGAGCTCCGCCGGGACCTGACGCCGGATTACACGCTCGGGTGTAAACGGCTGCTGATGTCCAACACGTACTATCCGGCGTTGAATCGCTCCAACGTCGAGGTGCATGCCAACGCGGTGCGGACTGTGCGGGGCAGCGTCGTCATCGGTGCAGACGGTCAGGAACGGCGGGTGGATGCCATCATCTTCGGGACCGGATTCCACATCCTCGACATGCCCATCGCCGGCAGGATCTTCGACGGTCAGGGCCGCAGCCTCGACGACCACTGGAAGGGCAGCCCCCAGGCCTACCTGGGCACCACGGTCGCCGGATTCCCCAATGCATTCTTGCTGCTCGGTCCGTCGCTCGGAACCGGTCACTCGTCGGCATTCATGGTCCTCGAAGCGCAGCTGAACTACCTGGCCGCAGCCCTTACTGCCGCCCGGGCCGCGGGCTGGACCCGGATGGAGACCCGGCCCGAGGTCCAGGCAGCGTTCAACGCCGAGGTTCAGGAGGCCCTCGCCACCACCGTCTACAATGCCGGCGGCTGTCAGAGCTACTCTCTGGACGTCAACGGCCGCAACAGTTTCAACTGGCCGTGGTCGACGGGCCGGATGCGAGAACGACTGCGGGAATTCGACGAATCGGCGTATCTCACCTCGGTGGATACCTCAGAGAAGGTGGCGCAGTGA
- a CDS encoding patatin-like phospholipase family protein: MTSSDTHLSRGLVIGCGGTLGAAWTVAALVAVRDVFGWDPRDADVLMGTSAGAELVTMLGSGIGVDEILAMQLGESTHPALADHLAAAPGRLPPLPRLRFGSPGLIRRGPSTITALSGLLPQGGGDPGWLDRLATRLAADDGWVSHPDTRLVAMDYDTGERVAFGSPGAPEATLSQALRASWAIPGWMPPVQVGTRRFVDGGAASTASVDLLARCGLDEVIVLAPMASRGRTKARGAAVFERLALRNWMSAGLDAEVARLEASGTRVVRLDATADDLAVMGPNFMDDRRRLATLEHSLRSTRTAAQQAAITRSTGARA, from the coding sequence ATGACGTCGAGTGACACACATCTCAGTCGTGGCTTGGTGATCGGATGCGGGGGAACTCTGGGCGCAGCATGGACGGTCGCCGCCCTGGTCGCGGTGCGGGACGTGTTCGGCTGGGATCCGCGTGACGCCGATGTCCTGATGGGTACCTCGGCCGGCGCCGAACTGGTGACGATGCTGGGCAGCGGAATCGGTGTCGACGAGATTCTCGCGATGCAGTTGGGGGAGTCGACGCATCCGGCGCTCGCGGACCACCTCGCGGCTGCACCCGGGCGGTTGCCGCCGCTGCCCAGGCTGCGTTTCGGATCGCCCGGGCTGATCAGGCGTGGGCCGTCGACCATCACCGCGCTGAGTGGGCTACTGCCGCAGGGCGGCGGCGATCCGGGCTGGCTGGACCGGCTCGCGACCCGTCTCGCCGCCGACGATGGTTGGGTCTCCCATCCGGACACCCGGCTGGTCGCGATGGACTACGACACCGGCGAGCGAGTCGCGTTCGGTTCTCCCGGTGCCCCGGAGGCGACACTGTCGCAGGCGTTGCGTGCGTCCTGGGCGATCCCGGGGTGGATGCCCCCGGTGCAGGTCGGTACTCGGCGCTTCGTCGACGGCGGCGCGGCGTCCACTGCGTCGGTGGATCTGCTGGCTCGCTGCGGCCTGGACGAGGTGATCGTGCTGGCGCCCATGGCCTCTCGTGGCAGGACGAAGGCCCGTGGCGCCGCGGTCTTCGAGCGCCTGGCACTCCGGAACTGGATGAGCGCCGGCCTGGACGCCGAGGTTGCGAGGCTCGAGGCGTCCGGCACCCGGGTTGTCCGCCTCGACGCGACCGCTGACGATCTGGCGGTGATGGGCCCGAATTTCATGGATGACCGGCGCCGGCTGGCGACCCTCGAACACTCGCTGCGCAGCACCCGCACCGCCGCGCAGCAGGCCGCCATCACGCGATCGACAGGAGCCCGCGCATGA
- a CDS encoding TetR/AcrR family transcriptional regulator, whose product MPRLTRSESQAHTRADLLATARDLFLTDGYAATSLEKVAETAGYTKGAVYSNFRGKKELCLEVLHLIHSTKFEEVAELLAADDGLDSTLARFQDWAERTLGDVGWTMLEFEFIAASRHDPDVQAALASTLGMAHGMVLALLNPLTEASGTTLPIPPDDAARSILSLGIGLGIQRAIDPTISARIVTDNLRALLRQSPPLPDSEASDRPGQ is encoded by the coding sequence ATGCCCCGTCTGACCCGCTCGGAGAGCCAGGCCCACACCCGGGCCGACCTGCTGGCCACCGCCCGCGACCTGTTCCTGACGGACGGTTATGCCGCGACGTCGCTGGAGAAGGTCGCCGAGACCGCCGGGTACACGAAGGGCGCGGTGTACTCGAACTTCCGGGGCAAGAAGGAGTTGTGCCTCGAGGTCCTGCACCTGATCCACTCGACAAAATTCGAAGAGGTTGCCGAACTGCTCGCGGCGGACGACGGGCTCGACAGCACGCTCGCCCGCTTCCAGGACTGGGCCGAACGCACACTCGGCGATGTCGGCTGGACGATGCTCGAATTCGAGTTCATCGCCGCGTCCCGCCACGATCCGGATGTGCAGGCCGCACTGGCCTCCACACTGGGGATGGCTCACGGAATGGTTCTGGCACTGCTGAATCCACTGACGGAGGCGAGCGGGACGACGCTCCCGATCCCACCCGACGACGCCGCCCGCAGCATCCTCAGCCTGGGCATCGGACTCGGCATCCAGCGCGCGATCGATCCCACCATCTCGGCGCGCATCGTCACCGACAACCTGCGCGCACTGCTCCGCCAGAGCCCGCCCCTCCCCGACTCTGAGGCGAGCGATCGGCCAGGTCAGTAG
- a CDS encoding nucleotidyltransferase domain-containing protein encodes MPESDTTFLDSVADTLAVLPGVHAVTLGGSRGLGTNTPDSDWDLAVYYREGFLPDHLRAVGWSGEVSDFGAWGGGVFNGGALLEISGRKVDIHYRDLAVVERELEEAAQGRFHWEPLMFHLAGIPSYLLLAELASNRQLRGERLPQPTFPDALRASASTMWRGNAALTLSYAEDGYAARGQLAEVAGALVTAAMQTAHAVLAERGEWVTNEKRLLGRAGLRDIDQIIGSLTPDRESLRAAIRSARDLLQQDAR; translated from the coding sequence ATGCCTGAATCTGACACCACTTTCCTCGACAGTGTCGCTGACACTCTTGCAGTTCTTCCCGGAGTGCACGCCGTCACTCTCGGCGGCTCGCGCGGGCTCGGGACGAACACGCCGGACAGTGACTGGGACTTGGCCGTCTACTACCGCGAGGGCTTTCTTCCTGATCACTTGCGGGCAGTTGGTTGGTCCGGCGAGGTCTCCGACTTCGGCGCCTGGGGTGGCGGGGTGTTCAACGGCGGCGCTCTGCTGGAGATCAGCGGCCGCAAGGTCGATATTCACTACCGCGACCTTGCGGTGGTCGAGCGTGAGCTGGAGGAGGCCGCCCAGGGACGGTTTCACTGGGAGCCGCTGATGTTCCACCTGGCCGGCATCCCGAGCTATTTGTTGCTGGCAGAACTCGCCTCGAACCGCCAGCTGCGCGGTGAAAGACTGCCACAGCCGACGTTCCCGGACGCGTTGCGCGCGTCCGCATCGACGATGTGGCGGGGCAACGCCGCGCTCACGCTGAGTTATGCAGAGGACGGTTACGCCGCGCGCGGTCAGCTTGCGGAGGTTGCCGGCGCGCTGGTGACCGCGGCAATGCAGACCGCCCACGCGGTGCTGGCTGAGCGTGGTGAATGGGTCACCAACGAAAAGCGTCTCCTCGGCCGTGCCGGTCTGCGAGATATCGACCAGATCATCGGGAGCCTCACACCGGACCGGGAGAGTCTCCGGGCAGCGATCCGCTCTGCGCGAGACCTGCTGCAGCAAGACGCACGCTAG